In a genomic window of Anaerolineae bacterium:
- a CDS encoding response regulator transcription factor, with amino-acid sequence MGAKILVVEDEVKLTRLVADYLEAAGFQVLKAYTGKEALALFRHEKPDLVILDLMLPEIDGLEVARIIRRESSTPIIMLTARVEESDRILGLEIGADDYITKPFSLRELVARVRAVLRRAKGEFPALTIKVADIEIDPQKRTVTVAGKPVDLTPTEFEILNLLARHPGRVFTRLEILEKVQPYAYEGYERTVDVHIKNLRKKIEPDPRNPRYIITVYGVGYKLAEE; translated from the coding sequence GTGGGAGCCAAAATCCTGGTAGTGGAAGATGAAGTTAAATTGACGCGCCTGGTGGCTGATTACCTGGAAGCAGCGGGTTTTCAGGTTCTAAAAGCATACACCGGGAAGGAAGCTCTGGCCTTGTTCCGCCATGAAAAGCCCGATTTGGTAATCCTGGATCTCATGCTGCCGGAGATAGACGGGCTAGAAGTGGCCCGGATAATCCGTCGGGAATCATCTACCCCCATTATTATGCTTACCGCCAGAGTTGAAGAGAGCGACCGCATATTGGGGCTGGAGATTGGGGCTGATGATTACATAACTAAGCCCTTTTCCCTCAGAGAGCTGGTAGCCAGGGTGAGGGCTGTTCTGCGCCGAGCTAAGGGAGAGTTTCCGGCTCTGACCATAAAAGTAGCTGATATTGAAATAGACCCGCAAAAGAGAACGGTCACGGTAGCTGGGAAGCCTGTAGATCTCACTCCCACGGAGTTTGAAATTTTAAACCTTTTGGCGCGCCACCCCGGTAGGGTCTTTACTCGCCTGGAAATCCTTGAGAAAGTCCAGCCATATGCTTACGAAGGTTACGAGCGAACAGTGGATGTCCACATTAAAAATTTGCGTAAGAAGATAGAACCTGACCCCAGGAACCCTCGCTACATTATAACCGTATACGGAGTTGGATATAAATTGGCGGAGGAATAG